One stretch of Manis pentadactyla isolate mManPen7 chromosome 10, mManPen7.hap1, whole genome shotgun sequence DNA includes these proteins:
- the FMNL3 gene encoding formin-like protein 3 isoform X2, with protein sequence MGNLESAEGGPGEPPSVSLLPPPGKMPMPEPCELEERFALVLSSMNLPPDKARLLRQYDNEKKWDLICDQERFQVKNPPHTYIQKLQSFLDPTVTRKKFRRRVQESTKVLRELEISLRTNHIGWVREFLNDENKGLDVLVDYLSFAQCSVMFDFEGLESGDDGAFDKLRSWSRSIEDLQPPSALSAPFTNSLARSARQSVLRYSTLPGRRALKNSRLVSQKDDVHVCILCLRAIMNYQYGFNLVMSHPHAVNEIALSLNNKNPRTKALVLELLAAVCLVRGGHEIILAAFDNFKEVCKELHRFEKLMEYFRNEDSNIDFMVACMQFINIVVHSVEDMNFRVHLQYEFTKLGLEEFLQKSRHTESEKLQVQTQAYLDNVFDVGGLLEDAETKNVALEKVEELEEHVSHLTEKLLDLENENMMRVAELEKQLLQREKELESIKETYENTSHQVHTLRRLIKEEEAFQRRCHLEPSARGLESLGGEALARAGPAELSEGVPPSDLELLVPALPPEEALPLPPPPAPPLPPPPPPLPDKCPPAPPLPGAAPSVVLTVGLSAIRIKKPIKTKFRLPVFNWTALKPNQISGTVFSELDDEKILEDLDLDKFEELFKTKAQGPALDLICSKNKTAQKAASKVTLLEANRAKNLAITLRKAGRSAEEICRAIHTFDLQTLPVDFVECLMRFLPTEAEVKLLRQYERERQPLEELAAEDRFMLLFSKVERLTQRMAGMAFLGNFQENLQMLTPQLNAIIAASASVKSSQKLKQMLEIILALGNYMNSSKRGAVYGFKLQSLDLLLDTKSTDRKMTLLHFIALTVKEKYPDLANFWHELHFVEKAAAVSLENVLLDVKELGRGMELIRRECSIHDNSVLRNFLSNNEGKLDKLQRDAKTAEADPCCPPIPQDAYNAVVRYFGESPKTTPPSVFFPVFVRFIRSYKEAEQENEARKRQEEVMREKQLAQEAKKLDAKAPSQRNKWQQQELIAELRRRQAKEHRPVYEGKDGAIEDIITGLHHQPIVVCHQARSATPPNGPPRAPGPH encoded by the exons AGCTCCATGAACCTGCCTCCTGACAAGGCCCGGCTCCTGCGGCAGTACGACAATGAGAAGAAGTGGGATCTGATCTGTGACCAG GAACGATTCCAGGTGAAGAATCCTCCCCACACTTACATCCAGAAACTTCAGAGCTTCTTGGACCCAACTGTTACTCGGAAG AAGTTCAGGAGGAGAGTGCAGGAGTCAACCAAAGTACTGAGGGAGCTGGAGATCTCACTTCGCACCAACCACATTGG GTGGGTACGGGAATTTCTGAATGATGAAAACAAAGGCCTGGATGTGCTGGTGGATTACCTGTCCTTTGCCCAGTGTTCCGTTAT GTTTGACTTTGAGGGTCTGGAGAGTGGTGATGATGGTGCATTTGACAAGCTCCGGTCCTGGAGCAGGTCCATTGAGGACCTGCAGccacccagtgccctgtcagcccCCTTCACCAACAGCCTCGCTCGCTCTGCGCGCCAGTCTGTGCTCCG GTATAGCACTCTTCCTGGGCGCAGAGCCCTGAAGAACTCCCGCCTGGTGAGCCAGAAGGATGATGTCCACGTCTGCATCCTTTGTCTCAGAGCCATCATGAACTATCAG TATGGATTCAACCTGGTTATGTCTCACCCCCACGCTGTCAATGAGATTGCACTCAGCCTCAACAATAAGAATCCAAG GACCAAAGCCCTTGTCTTGGAGCTTTTGGCAGCTGTGTGTTTAGTGCGGGGAGGTCATGAAATCATTCTTGCTGCCTTTGACAATTTCAAAGAG GTATGCAAGGAGTTGCACCGCTTTGAGAAGCTGATGGAGTATTTCCGGAATGAGGACAGCAACATCGACTTCATG GTGGCCTGCATGCAGTTTATCAACATCGTGGTGCACTCGGTGGAGGATATGAACTTCCGGGTCCACCTGCAATATGAGTTTACCAAGCTGGGGCTGGAAGAGTTCCTGCAG AAGTCCAGGCACACAGAGAGCGAGAAGCTGCAGGTGCAGACCCAGGCGTACCTGGACAACGTGTTTGACGTGGGAGGGCTGTTGGAGGATGCTGAGACCAAGAATGTGGCCCTGGAGAAGGTGGAAGAGCTGGAGGAGCATGTGTCCCAT CTCACGGAGAAGCTTCTAGACCTAGAGAATGAAAACATGATGCGTGTGGCAGAACTAGAGAAGCAGCTGCtgcaaagggaaaaggaattaGAGAGCATCAAG GAGACTTATGAGAACACAAGCCACCAGGTGCACACACTGCGGCGGCTTATTAAAGAGGAGGAGGCCTTCCAGCGCCGATGCCACTTGGAGCCCAGTGCCCGGGGCCTGGAGTCGCTGGGCGGCGAGGCCCTGGCCCGGGCAGGCCCTGCTGAGCTGAGTGAGGGTGTGCCACCCTCTGACCTGGAGCTCCTGGTTCCAGCCCTGCCCCCAGAGGAGGCCCTACCTCTGCCTCCTCCGCCAGCTCCTCCCTTACCCCCTCCACCTCCCCCCTTACCAG ACAAgtgtcccccagccccacctctccCTGGCGCTGCTCCCTCTGTGGTGTTGACAGTAGGCCTGTCAG CCATTCGAATCAAGAAACCTATCAAGACCAAGTTCCGGCTGCCCGTCTTCAACTGGACAGCGCTGAAACCCAACCAGATCAGTGGCACTGTCTTCAGCGAACTTGATGACGAGAAGATCTTAGAG GACCTTGATCTGGACAAGTTTGAAGAACTGTTCAAGACAAAAGCCCAGGGCCCTGCCCTTGACCTCATCTGCTCCAAGAATAAGACAGCTCAAAAGGCTGCCAGCAAGGTGACCTTGTTGGAAGCCAATCGTGCCAAGAACCTGGCCATCACCCTACGCAAAGCTGGGCGCTCAGCTGAGGAGATCTGCAGGGCCATCCACAC GTTTGACTTACAGACACTACCCGTGGACTTTGTGGAATGCCTGATGCGCTTCCTGCCCACGGAGGCAGAAGTGAAGCTGCTGCGGCAATATGAGCGGGAAAGGCAGCCCCTGGAGGAGCTGGCGGCCGAGGACCGCTTCATGCTGCTCTTCAGCAAAGTGGAGCGGCTGACCCAGCGGATGGCTGGCATGGCCTTCCTGGGCAACTTCCAGGAAAACCTGCAGATGCTCACACCG CAACTCAATGCCATCATTGCAGCCTCCGCCTCCGTCAAGTCCTCGCAGAAGCTGAAGCAGATGTTGGAG ATTATACTTGCTTTGGGGAACTACATGAACAGCAGCAAGCGGGGAGCTGTGTATGGCTTCAAGCTCCAGAGCCTGGATTTG CTGCTGGACACCAAGTCCACTGACAGGAAGATGACACTGCTGCATTTCATCGCCTTAACGGTAAAGGAGAAATACCCAGACCTGGCTAACTTCTGGCATGAGCTACACTTTGTGGAGAAAGCTGCAGCAG TGTCCCTGGAGAACGTGCTGCTAGATGTGAAGGAGCTGGGCCGGGGCATGGAGTTGATTCGGCGGGAATGCAGCATACATGACAACAGCGTCCTTCGGAACTTCCTCAGCAACAACGAAGGCAAACTGGACAAGCTCCAGCGCGATGCCAAGACAGCTGAG GCTGACCCCTGCTGCCCACCCATTCCCCAGGATGCCTACAATGCAGTTGTGCGCTACTTCGGTGAGAGTCCCAAGACCACACCTCCTTCTGTATTCTTCCCAGTATTTGTCCGATTCATTCGTTCTTACAAG GAAGCCGAACAAGAGAATGAAGCCCGCAAGAGGCAGGAGGAAGTAATGCGGGAGAAGCAGCTGGCTCAGGAAGCCAAGAAACTGGATGCCAAG GCCCCATCCCAGCGGAACAAGTGGCAACAGCAGGAACTAATTGCAGAGTTGAGGCGGCGCCAGGCCAAGGAGCACCGGCCTGTTTATGAGGGGAAAGATGGTGCCATTGAGGACATCATCACAG GCCTCCACCACCAGCCCATTGTCGTTTGCCACCAAGCCCGGAGTGCCACACCGCCCAATGGCCCCCCTCGGGCTCCAGGCCCCCACTGA
- the FMNL3 gene encoding formin-like protein 3 isoform X6, with amino-acid sequence MGNLESAEGGPGEPPSVSLLPPPGKMPMPEPCELEERFALVLSSMNLPPDKARLLRQYDNEKKWDLICDQERFQVKNPPHTYIQKLQSFLDPTVTRKKFRRRVQESTKVLRELEISLRTNHIGWVREFLNDENKGLDVLVDYLSFAQCSVMYSTLPGRRALKNSRLVSQKDDVHVCILCLRAIMNYQYGFNLVMSHPHAVNEIALSLNNKNPRTKALVLELLAAVCLVRGGHEIILAAFDNFKEVCKELHRFEKLMEYFRNEDSNIDFMVACMQFINIVVHSVEDMNFRVHLQYEFTKLGLEEFLQKSRHTESEKLQVQTQAYLDNVFDVGGLLEDAETKNVALEKVEELEEHVSHLTEKLLDLENENMMRVAELEKQLLQREKELESIKETYENTSHQVHTLRRLIKEEEAFQRRCHLEPSARGLESLGGEALARAGPAELSEGVPPSDLELLVPALPPEEALPLPPPPAPPLPPPPPPLPDKCPPAPPLPGAAPSVVLTVGLSAIRIKKPIKTKFRLPVFNWTALKPNQISGTVFSELDDEKILEDLDLDKFEELFKTKAQGPALDLICSKNKTAQKAASKVTLLEANRAKNLAITLRKAGRSAEEICRAIHTFDLQTLPVDFVECLMRFLPTEAEVKLLRQYERERQPLEELAAEDRFMLLFSKVERLTQRMAGMAFLGNFQENLQMLTPQLNAIIAASASVKSSQKLKQMLEIILALGNYMNSSKRGAVYGFKLQSLDLLLDTKSTDRKMTLLHFIALTVKEKYPDLANFWHELHFVEKAAAVSLENVLLDVKELGRGMELIRRECSIHDNSVLRNFLSNNEGKLDKLQRDAKTAEDAYNAVVRYFGESPKTTPPSVFFPVFVRFIRSYKEAEQENEARKRQEEVMREKQLAQEAKKLDAKAPSQRNKWQQQELIAELRRRQAKEHRPVYEGKDGAIEDIITGLHHQPIVVCHQARSATPPNGPPRAPGPH; translated from the exons AGCTCCATGAACCTGCCTCCTGACAAGGCCCGGCTCCTGCGGCAGTACGACAATGAGAAGAAGTGGGATCTGATCTGTGACCAG GAACGATTCCAGGTGAAGAATCCTCCCCACACTTACATCCAGAAACTTCAGAGCTTCTTGGACCCAACTGTTACTCGGAAG AAGTTCAGGAGGAGAGTGCAGGAGTCAACCAAAGTACTGAGGGAGCTGGAGATCTCACTTCGCACCAACCACATTGG GTGGGTACGGGAATTTCTGAATGATGAAAACAAAGGCCTGGATGTGCTGGTGGATTACCTGTCCTTTGCCCAGTGTTCCGTTAT GTATAGCACTCTTCCTGGGCGCAGAGCCCTGAAGAACTCCCGCCTGGTGAGCCAGAAGGATGATGTCCACGTCTGCATCCTTTGTCTCAGAGCCATCATGAACTATCAG TATGGATTCAACCTGGTTATGTCTCACCCCCACGCTGTCAATGAGATTGCACTCAGCCTCAACAATAAGAATCCAAG GACCAAAGCCCTTGTCTTGGAGCTTTTGGCAGCTGTGTGTTTAGTGCGGGGAGGTCATGAAATCATTCTTGCTGCCTTTGACAATTTCAAAGAG GTATGCAAGGAGTTGCACCGCTTTGAGAAGCTGATGGAGTATTTCCGGAATGAGGACAGCAACATCGACTTCATG GTGGCCTGCATGCAGTTTATCAACATCGTGGTGCACTCGGTGGAGGATATGAACTTCCGGGTCCACCTGCAATATGAGTTTACCAAGCTGGGGCTGGAAGAGTTCCTGCAG AAGTCCAGGCACACAGAGAGCGAGAAGCTGCAGGTGCAGACCCAGGCGTACCTGGACAACGTGTTTGACGTGGGAGGGCTGTTGGAGGATGCTGAGACCAAGAATGTGGCCCTGGAGAAGGTGGAAGAGCTGGAGGAGCATGTGTCCCAT CTCACGGAGAAGCTTCTAGACCTAGAGAATGAAAACATGATGCGTGTGGCAGAACTAGAGAAGCAGCTGCtgcaaagggaaaaggaattaGAGAGCATCAAG GAGACTTATGAGAACACAAGCCACCAGGTGCACACACTGCGGCGGCTTATTAAAGAGGAGGAGGCCTTCCAGCGCCGATGCCACTTGGAGCCCAGTGCCCGGGGCCTGGAGTCGCTGGGCGGCGAGGCCCTGGCCCGGGCAGGCCCTGCTGAGCTGAGTGAGGGTGTGCCACCCTCTGACCTGGAGCTCCTGGTTCCAGCCCTGCCCCCAGAGGAGGCCCTACCTCTGCCTCCTCCGCCAGCTCCTCCCTTACCCCCTCCACCTCCCCCCTTACCAG ACAAgtgtcccccagccccacctctccCTGGCGCTGCTCCCTCTGTGGTGTTGACAGTAGGCCTGTCAG CCATTCGAATCAAGAAACCTATCAAGACCAAGTTCCGGCTGCCCGTCTTCAACTGGACAGCGCTGAAACCCAACCAGATCAGTGGCACTGTCTTCAGCGAACTTGATGACGAGAAGATCTTAGAG GACCTTGATCTGGACAAGTTTGAAGAACTGTTCAAGACAAAAGCCCAGGGCCCTGCCCTTGACCTCATCTGCTCCAAGAATAAGACAGCTCAAAAGGCTGCCAGCAAGGTGACCTTGTTGGAAGCCAATCGTGCCAAGAACCTGGCCATCACCCTACGCAAAGCTGGGCGCTCAGCTGAGGAGATCTGCAGGGCCATCCACAC GTTTGACTTACAGACACTACCCGTGGACTTTGTGGAATGCCTGATGCGCTTCCTGCCCACGGAGGCAGAAGTGAAGCTGCTGCGGCAATATGAGCGGGAAAGGCAGCCCCTGGAGGAGCTGGCGGCCGAGGACCGCTTCATGCTGCTCTTCAGCAAAGTGGAGCGGCTGACCCAGCGGATGGCTGGCATGGCCTTCCTGGGCAACTTCCAGGAAAACCTGCAGATGCTCACACCG CAACTCAATGCCATCATTGCAGCCTCCGCCTCCGTCAAGTCCTCGCAGAAGCTGAAGCAGATGTTGGAG ATTATACTTGCTTTGGGGAACTACATGAACAGCAGCAAGCGGGGAGCTGTGTATGGCTTCAAGCTCCAGAGCCTGGATTTG CTGCTGGACACCAAGTCCACTGACAGGAAGATGACACTGCTGCATTTCATCGCCTTAACGGTAAAGGAGAAATACCCAGACCTGGCTAACTTCTGGCATGAGCTACACTTTGTGGAGAAAGCTGCAGCAG TGTCCCTGGAGAACGTGCTGCTAGATGTGAAGGAGCTGGGCCGGGGCATGGAGTTGATTCGGCGGGAATGCAGCATACATGACAACAGCGTCCTTCGGAACTTCCTCAGCAACAACGAAGGCAAACTGGACAAGCTCCAGCGCGATGCCAAGACAGCTGAG GATGCCTACAATGCAGTTGTGCGCTACTTCGGTGAGAGTCCCAAGACCACACCTCCTTCTGTATTCTTCCCAGTATTTGTCCGATTCATTCGTTCTTACAAG GAAGCCGAACAAGAGAATGAAGCCCGCAAGAGGCAGGAGGAAGTAATGCGGGAGAAGCAGCTGGCTCAGGAAGCCAAGAAACTGGATGCCAAG GCCCCATCCCAGCGGAACAAGTGGCAACAGCAGGAACTAATTGCAGAGTTGAGGCGGCGCCAGGCCAAGGAGCACCGGCCTGTTTATGAGGGGAAAGATGGTGCCATTGAGGACATCATCACAG GCCTCCACCACCAGCCCATTGTCGTTTGCCACCAAGCCCGGAGTGCCACACCGCCCAATGGCCCCCCTCGGGCTCCAGGCCCCCACTGA
- the FMNL3 gene encoding formin-like protein 3 isoform X4, whose amino-acid sequence MGNLESAEGGPGEPPSVSLLPPPGKMPMPEPCELEERFALVLSSMNLPPDKARLLRQYDNEKKWDLICDQERFQVKNPPHTYIQKLQSFLDPTVTRKKFRRRVQESTKVLRELEISLRTNHIGWVREFLNDENKGLDVLVDYLSFAQCSVMFDFEGLESGDDGAFDKLRSWSRSIEDLQPPSALSAPFTNSLARSARQSVLRYSTLPGRRALKNSRLVSQKDDVHVCILCLRAIMNYQYGFNLVMSHPHAVNEIALSLNNKNPRTKALVLELLAAVCLVRGGHEIILAAFDNFKEVCKELHRFEKLMEYFRNEDSNIDFMVACMQFINIVVHSVEDMNFRVHLQYEFTKLGLEEFLQKSRHTESEKLQVQTQAYLDNVFDVGGLLEDAETKNVALEKVEELEEHVSHLTEKLLDLENENMMRVAELEKQLLQREKELESIKETYENTSHQVHTLRRLIKEEEAFQRRCHLEPSARGLESLGGEALARAGPAELSEGVPPSDLELLVPALPPEEALPLPPPPAPPLPPPPPPLPDKCPPAPPLPGAAPSVVLTVGLSAIRIKKPIKTKFRLPVFNWTALKPNQISGTVFSELDDEKILEDLDLDKFEELFKTKAQGPALDLICSKNKTAQKAASKVTLLEANRAKNLAITLRKAGRSAEEICRAIHTFDLQTLPVDFVECLMRFLPTEAEVKLLRQYERERQPLEELAAEDRFMLLFSKVERLTQRMAGMAFLGNFQENLQMLTPQLNAIIAASASVKSSQKLKQMLEIILALGNYMNSSKRGAVYGFKLQSLDLLLDTKSTDRKMTLLHFIALTVKEKYPDLANFWHELHFVEKAAAVSLENVLLDVKELGRGMELIRRECSIHDNSVLRNFLSNNEGKLDKLQRDAKTAEDAYNAVVRYFGESPKTTPPSVFFPVFVRFIRSYKEAEQENEARKRQEEVMREKQLAQEAKKLDAKAPSQRNKWQQQELIAELRRRQAKEHRPVYEGKDGAIEDIITGLHHQPIVVCHQARSATPPNGPPRAPGPH is encoded by the exons AGCTCCATGAACCTGCCTCCTGACAAGGCCCGGCTCCTGCGGCAGTACGACAATGAGAAGAAGTGGGATCTGATCTGTGACCAG GAACGATTCCAGGTGAAGAATCCTCCCCACACTTACATCCAGAAACTTCAGAGCTTCTTGGACCCAACTGTTACTCGGAAG AAGTTCAGGAGGAGAGTGCAGGAGTCAACCAAAGTACTGAGGGAGCTGGAGATCTCACTTCGCACCAACCACATTGG GTGGGTACGGGAATTTCTGAATGATGAAAACAAAGGCCTGGATGTGCTGGTGGATTACCTGTCCTTTGCCCAGTGTTCCGTTAT GTTTGACTTTGAGGGTCTGGAGAGTGGTGATGATGGTGCATTTGACAAGCTCCGGTCCTGGAGCAGGTCCATTGAGGACCTGCAGccacccagtgccctgtcagcccCCTTCACCAACAGCCTCGCTCGCTCTGCGCGCCAGTCTGTGCTCCG GTATAGCACTCTTCCTGGGCGCAGAGCCCTGAAGAACTCCCGCCTGGTGAGCCAGAAGGATGATGTCCACGTCTGCATCCTTTGTCTCAGAGCCATCATGAACTATCAG TATGGATTCAACCTGGTTATGTCTCACCCCCACGCTGTCAATGAGATTGCACTCAGCCTCAACAATAAGAATCCAAG GACCAAAGCCCTTGTCTTGGAGCTTTTGGCAGCTGTGTGTTTAGTGCGGGGAGGTCATGAAATCATTCTTGCTGCCTTTGACAATTTCAAAGAG GTATGCAAGGAGTTGCACCGCTTTGAGAAGCTGATGGAGTATTTCCGGAATGAGGACAGCAACATCGACTTCATG GTGGCCTGCATGCAGTTTATCAACATCGTGGTGCACTCGGTGGAGGATATGAACTTCCGGGTCCACCTGCAATATGAGTTTACCAAGCTGGGGCTGGAAGAGTTCCTGCAG AAGTCCAGGCACACAGAGAGCGAGAAGCTGCAGGTGCAGACCCAGGCGTACCTGGACAACGTGTTTGACGTGGGAGGGCTGTTGGAGGATGCTGAGACCAAGAATGTGGCCCTGGAGAAGGTGGAAGAGCTGGAGGAGCATGTGTCCCAT CTCACGGAGAAGCTTCTAGACCTAGAGAATGAAAACATGATGCGTGTGGCAGAACTAGAGAAGCAGCTGCtgcaaagggaaaaggaattaGAGAGCATCAAG GAGACTTATGAGAACACAAGCCACCAGGTGCACACACTGCGGCGGCTTATTAAAGAGGAGGAGGCCTTCCAGCGCCGATGCCACTTGGAGCCCAGTGCCCGGGGCCTGGAGTCGCTGGGCGGCGAGGCCCTGGCCCGGGCAGGCCCTGCTGAGCTGAGTGAGGGTGTGCCACCCTCTGACCTGGAGCTCCTGGTTCCAGCCCTGCCCCCAGAGGAGGCCCTACCTCTGCCTCCTCCGCCAGCTCCTCCCTTACCCCCTCCACCTCCCCCCTTACCAG ACAAgtgtcccccagccccacctctccCTGGCGCTGCTCCCTCTGTGGTGTTGACAGTAGGCCTGTCAG CCATTCGAATCAAGAAACCTATCAAGACCAAGTTCCGGCTGCCCGTCTTCAACTGGACAGCGCTGAAACCCAACCAGATCAGTGGCACTGTCTTCAGCGAACTTGATGACGAGAAGATCTTAGAG GACCTTGATCTGGACAAGTTTGAAGAACTGTTCAAGACAAAAGCCCAGGGCCCTGCCCTTGACCTCATCTGCTCCAAGAATAAGACAGCTCAAAAGGCTGCCAGCAAGGTGACCTTGTTGGAAGCCAATCGTGCCAAGAACCTGGCCATCACCCTACGCAAAGCTGGGCGCTCAGCTGAGGAGATCTGCAGGGCCATCCACAC GTTTGACTTACAGACACTACCCGTGGACTTTGTGGAATGCCTGATGCGCTTCCTGCCCACGGAGGCAGAAGTGAAGCTGCTGCGGCAATATGAGCGGGAAAGGCAGCCCCTGGAGGAGCTGGCGGCCGAGGACCGCTTCATGCTGCTCTTCAGCAAAGTGGAGCGGCTGACCCAGCGGATGGCTGGCATGGCCTTCCTGGGCAACTTCCAGGAAAACCTGCAGATGCTCACACCG CAACTCAATGCCATCATTGCAGCCTCCGCCTCCGTCAAGTCCTCGCAGAAGCTGAAGCAGATGTTGGAG ATTATACTTGCTTTGGGGAACTACATGAACAGCAGCAAGCGGGGAGCTGTGTATGGCTTCAAGCTCCAGAGCCTGGATTTG CTGCTGGACACCAAGTCCACTGACAGGAAGATGACACTGCTGCATTTCATCGCCTTAACGGTAAAGGAGAAATACCCAGACCTGGCTAACTTCTGGCATGAGCTACACTTTGTGGAGAAAGCTGCAGCAG TGTCCCTGGAGAACGTGCTGCTAGATGTGAAGGAGCTGGGCCGGGGCATGGAGTTGATTCGGCGGGAATGCAGCATACATGACAACAGCGTCCTTCGGAACTTCCTCAGCAACAACGAAGGCAAACTGGACAAGCTCCAGCGCGATGCCAAGACAGCTGAG GATGCCTACAATGCAGTTGTGCGCTACTTCGGTGAGAGTCCCAAGACCACACCTCCTTCTGTATTCTTCCCAGTATTTGTCCGATTCATTCGTTCTTACAAG GAAGCCGAACAAGAGAATGAAGCCCGCAAGAGGCAGGAGGAAGTAATGCGGGAGAAGCAGCTGGCTCAGGAAGCCAAGAAACTGGATGCCAAG GCCCCATCCCAGCGGAACAAGTGGCAACAGCAGGAACTAATTGCAGAGTTGAGGCGGCGCCAGGCCAAGGAGCACCGGCCTGTTTATGAGGGGAAAGATGGTGCCATTGAGGACATCATCACAG GCCTCCACCACCAGCCCATTGTCGTTTGCCACCAAGCCCGGAGTGCCACACCGCCCAATGGCCCCCCTCGGGCTCCAGGCCCCCACTGA